A single window of Desulfovibrio sp. G11 DNA harbors:
- a CDS encoding relaxase/mobilization nuclease domain-containing protein produces MIAKKQPKNTQYTKSRAQDVADLCRYITDARSHMTNRPTLSSEPEKVICSGSLGLNFETLDARISEMAGLASQAKSGNPTDHWVLSWQSHEAPTPEQLHTAAKMFVHELGLDGHQIVYGAHQNTQNTHLHLAINRVSPTTGRVVKVNKGFDHLAAARAICVIESAQGWNQEPNPVFHMTPQGPQQRPDRKRGLSDAARAAERSTAVESLERRARDLAPVIAAATSWQDLHTRLAAQGCTYEKRKGGAVLKFGKSGFIKASKAARAASLAALEKRFGAPFQRPEKLVPRPYEPKPPALRSDLDPVSLILGLLFYLLGMHRTARTILHTSQELERANLRQAKFHSAQAKWAAQSVLREEHAAARRELKAAQEVEIAEIKKMTPAQARAYCEQHGLFPTATTQKQPPASNTGAEKEKLMNNHTQNFNIVHAALGATRYRLTARAEAGIKGQRDFTHGKKEAGPEGLTETGAFRGWQPEEVRAHMPKVAQTATQDRYGTYITPLSTDTHYILIDDINTPEKQEKSEKYAAALEVESSPGNRQKVLKIKADPDPIIAKKAANACAARINAECGDPAVRNGEQAWRMPGFANNKPKHQRPDGSVPEVTILSAHGGFCPRAQHIYNEEVARLRELQHQQPAQPQEAPVAIKGNIPTSECNHKSIPWADLYAVHSVKLSDDHGVHGRNLDYAVACRLRAIGYSDGEAVRIIAHGREWNDEIRHGDTPPQAWDQEVARAWTRVKEAYYTPDGDKAVARLGENAIKAARRAESEWARTLKAEQAAQQQPAPDQPEQQPKPARRRRSRGR; encoded by the coding sequence ATGATAGCGAAGAAGCAGCCGAAAAATACGCAGTATACAAAGTCCCGAGCACAGGACGTGGCCGACTTGTGCCGCTATATCACGGACGCCCGCAGTCATATGACTAACCGCCCAACCTTAAGCTCGGAGCCGGAAAAAGTTATTTGTTCCGGCTCCTTGGGCCTAAATTTTGAAACTCTTGACGCCCGAATTTCGGAAATGGCGGGGCTTGCGTCCCAGGCAAAAAGTGGCAACCCCACTGACCACTGGGTTCTAAGTTGGCAAAGCCACGAGGCCCCTACGCCCGAACAACTCCACACTGCTGCAAAAATGTTTGTCCATGAACTAGGTTTAGACGGGCATCAAATTGTTTACGGCGCACACCAAAATACACAAAACACACACTTGCACCTCGCTATAAACCGTGTGAGTCCAACCACCGGGCGGGTTGTGAAAGTCAACAAAGGCTTTGACCATCTCGCCGCTGCCCGCGCTATATGCGTAATTGAATCCGCCCAGGGCTGGAACCAAGAGCCTAACCCTGTGTTCCATATGACGCCTCAAGGCCCCCAGCAACGCCCAGACCGCAAGCGTGGACTTTCGGATGCCGCCCGCGCTGCGGAGCGTAGCACCGCCGTTGAAAGCCTGGAGCGCCGCGCCCGTGACCTTGCTCCCGTGATCGCCGCCGCTACATCCTGGCAAGACTTACACACCAGGCTTGCCGCTCAGGGCTGCACATACGAGAAAAGAAAAGGCGGAGCTGTCCTTAAATTCGGCAAATCTGGCTTCATCAAAGCTTCCAAAGCCGCCCGCGCCGCTTCTTTAGCAGCCTTGGAAAAGCGTTTCGGCGCACCTTTCCAGCGCCCCGAAAAGCTCGTCCCTCGCCCGTATGAGCCTAAGCCGCCTGCTCTTCGCAGCGACCTCGACCCTGTATCCCTTATTCTTGGCCTACTTTTTTACCTTCTCGGCATGCACCGAACCGCCCGCACCATATTGCACACCAGCCAGGAGCTTGAGAGAGCCAACCTACGCCAAGCCAAATTTCATTCCGCCCAGGCTAAATGGGCTGCCCAAAGCGTCCTGCGCGAGGAACACGCCGCCGCCAGGCGCGAGCTTAAAGCCGCCCAGGAGGTCGAGATCGCGGAAATAAAAAAAATGACCCCCGCCCAGGCCCGCGCTTACTGCGAACAGCACGGCCTTTTCCCCACCGCTACCACCCAAAAACAACCCCCCGCCTCGAACACAGGGGCAGAGAAGGAAAAACTTATGAACAACCACACTCAGAATTTCAACATCGTCCACGCAGCCCTCGGCGCTACACGCTACCGCCTGACCGCCCGGGCCGAAGCCGGCATCAAAGGACAACGCGATTTTACTCATGGTAAAAAAGAAGCCGGCCCCGAAGGCCTTACCGAAACCGGCGCTTTTCGCGGTTGGCAGCCGGAGGAAGTCCGGGCGCACATGCCCAAAGTTGCCCAGACCGCTACCCAGGACAGATACGGCACATATATTACGCCCTTGTCCACCGACACCCACTACATACTGATCGACGACATTAACACCCCGGAAAAACAGGAAAAATCCGAAAAATACGCCGCCGCGCTGGAAGTGGAAAGCAGCCCCGGCAACAGGCAAAAAGTGCTGAAAATCAAAGCCGACCCCGACCCCATCATTGCAAAAAAAGCTGCAAACGCTTGTGCGGCGCGGATTAACGCCGAATGCGGCGACCCCGCTGTACGGAACGGCGAACAAGCATGGAGAATGCCCGGTTTTGCCAACAACAAACCCAAGCACCAGCGCCCGGACGGATCTGTCCCGGAAGTTACGATCCTGTCCGCCCACGGCGGCTTCTGTCCTCGCGCCCAACATATATATAATGAGGAGGTGGCCCGGCTGCGCGAGCTTCAGCACCAGCAGCCCGCCCAGCCCCAGGAGGCCCCCGTGGCAATTAAGGGGAACATTCCCACAAGCGAATGCAACCATAAAAGCATCCCGTGGGCAGACCTTTATGCTGTACATAGCGTTAAGCTGTCCGATGACCACGGCGTCCACGGCCGCAACCTTGACTATGCCGTTGCCTGTAGGCTCCGCGCCATCGGTTACAGTGACGGCGAAGCCGTGCGCATAATTGCCCACGGCAGAGAATGGAATGATGAAATCCGGCATGGCGATACCCCGCCCCAGGCGTGGGATCAAGAAGTTGCGCGGGCATGGACTCGCGTAAAAGAAGCGTATTACACCCCAGACGGCGACAAAGCCGTGGCCCGCCTAGGCGAAAACGCGATAAAAGCCGCCCGCCGTGCCGAAAGTGAATGGGCGCGGACTTTAAAGGCCGAGCAAGCCGCCCAGCAGCAGCCCGCCCCCGACCAACCCGAACAACAACCGAAACCCGCCCGCCGCCGCCGCAGCCGTGGTCGCTAA
- a CDS encoding plasmid mobilization protein → MKKTNFIFRLTAEEKKFIHDQAEAAGLPASEYVRALALGYEIRTSTDAAVLNELRRLGGLCKHLYNEGMDPVATGRALSALGHAADRLAPR, encoded by the coding sequence GTGAAAAAGACGAACTTTATTTTCCGGCTAACCGCCGAAGAAAAAAAGTTCATCCACGATCAAGCAGAGGCCGCTGGCTTGCCGGCTTCTGAATACGTTCGCGCCTTGGCGTTAGGGTACGAAATCCGGACAAGCACGGATGCTGCTGTACTGAATGAACTTCGCCGCCTAGGTGGACTGTGTAAGCATTTATATAATGAAGGCATGGACCCCGTAGCCACGGGGCGGGCATTGTCTGCTCTTGGTCACGCCGCTGACCGTCTGGCCCCGCGTTAG